From the genome of Rattus rattus isolate New Zealand chromosome 6, Rrattus_CSIRO_v1, whole genome shotgun sequence:
TGTTGTGCACTTAACTCTGGAGAGCCCAAAGAGCCCAGTGGATtatctggccttgagctcctgattccccctgcctctgcctcctgagtctacAGGTCTACAGGTGTGTACTAGGCCTCAAGTGGGGGAATTCAGGACATATTTgcctattaatttttaaaaataaaacagcaactcCATCAACATTTACATAAATGATGTGACTTTGTAAAAATTTTCTAAAACTTGAGATTGCATTGTTCAACATTTTTGTTGAATCCATCTGGTGTGAGGtgtaactttatttaaaattgagGGAAGCCAATGCACCCTCATGCACAGATAAAAGCTGGAGGAGGAACTTAAGTAGTCTTTTCAGATAATTATGGGTGTTTTCTGTGATGCTATATCAAAGGTCAGCATGTGTTAATCTCTGAGCCGTTTGTGCATGGTGGACTCTGAAGTCTTACTGTGTACCTTTTTATACTGTTAGATAAAAACCCATCATTGGGCCAGAGAGAGGACTCAGCAGGAAAAGGTCCTAGCTGCAGACTTATCCTAGAAAccaaaaggggaaagaagaaacacaattcccaaaagttgtcctctgaccttgacatctgtgctcacacacacacacacacacacacacacacacacacacacacacacacaaaccctatTGTGTAGTTTGCCTTTTGAACTGGACCAAATCCCATTCAGGAATGTGTCATACCATGCCATAGTCATTTGGGTTTTGAATTGTTCAGACTTTCCAGATGGTGACACATTTATGACACAGTCTCATGGGACTGGGGTGATGGTTAAATGGCATTGCTCTTCTTAAGGACTGGactgcagttcccagcacctacatcaggcatCTCGcagacacctgtaatctcagatcCAGGGCATCTGACGCCTTTACACATATGTGACCCTCGCCATATGTGTGTAATCTATAACAATTATGTCACGTGCCTTGgtctgcatgtatttctgtgtgagggagtcagagcctctggaagatgcagacggttgtgagctgccatgtgggcgctaggaattgaatctgagtcctctggaagagcagccagtgctcttaaccccgggccatctctccagccccacatatacataatttagaACAATCAAATCATTTATAAAGAGAATTGCATTCATTAACTTTAGCATCAATCCCAGCTCACAGGTCTCTAAGGACTTGTAAACTGCCAGATTCCCAAAGGTGGGTTTGAATGTTCTCAAATATTGGCAATTATTTTCCTTCAAGGCTTACCTCACTCCTTTGAAAGAAAATGCCTGCTATACATAAAAATGTGAGGCACGGTAGTTTATCCATCCATAATTCTTTCAAGAAAAACACTGTTACTCATTAAAAGTTACTTCCGGCCCAGCCAACACATATGTAAGTATGTAAATAGCATTTCTTAACGTAAACGTGGTCCTTCCTTACTAGAAAGGCCATGCAAATGCCCTGCATTTGCACCACCAACATCCGTATTAATGTCGTAAAAAGCAAATGCTACTTTAGTATTGTTGCAGAAAAATTTGACCCAAGGAAATCCAGTGAAAGGTGCTGGGGTTACTAAGGATCAATGCTAATTGTgcgtgtgttcttgtgtgtgagagagagggggggaggggagggagagagagagcaggaggggcACAGACAACTTCTGTGATCATTTTGCTGGCCCTGTCTGTCCACCTTATTTTATGGGACAAGGTCTGTCgttagcctggaactctccaGGTAGGCCAGGATAGACAGTACATCCGAGACCTGTCCACCTCGccacagtgctgggatggaaATGTGCACTACTCTGTCTTCTTATTTATGTATCACTAttactatcacacacacacacacacaagcacctgtATGGACTATGTATACTTGGATGTCATAAGCCATGGTGCACATGCAGGGGGAGAGCTTTCTGGAGCTGCTTCTTGACGGccggggctgtagctcagtggtagtgtgcacaaagccctgaacCTCAACCCTTAtactgaaaatgaaacaaagaaaactccTAGGTCAGACCTCAGACCTTTTGATacttttacgtgtgtgtgtgtgtgtgtgtgtgtgtgtgtgtgcatgcaccaccttgtttatatgtgtattgAGTTGAGGAGTTAATGTCCCtgtgagttttaatttttttttttttgtattttattttttgagtctcactatggagccctgactggccttgaactcacagagcttcaCCTGCCTGGAGCCCAAGTGCTGGCTGGGATTAAGGGCtgaaccatcatgcctggctcaaTTCCCCTGCTTTTCAAGTGCCAtggagatttttctctttctctcttaggggtttatttgtttttgttgtttgtgtgtttatttgcttgtatgtgtgtatcattCTGTGGAAGCCAGAATGAGGTGTCATATCCCCCAGCAGTGGAGTTACAgccggctgtgagccaccgtgtgagtCCAGGGAACCAAAGCAtgttctctgcaagggcagccagtgatcttaatgGCTGGGCCATCGGTCCGGCTACTTTTCTGTAGAAACTTCAGTAGAGTCACTAGAGAGGCTCCTGCAAGCCTCTTTCTAAGTGTCAGGAAACAGACACCCGAGCTCCAACAGCCatcaattttttcttctttaaggcaAACAATCCTTTAAGCGAAGCCGCTGAGCTCACTGGGTGAGGAGGCAACCACATACGGAAACCTGGAAGGGAACAACAGTAGGCTGTTAGTTAGTTGTTTGGTTAATCAGCTTAACTCAGGACACTTGTACTTCAAACACAGTACCTCCTGGAAACCTAGATGTGGCTCAGGGGTCTCAAAATCACCTTTAGAGGGAACGTAGGTGCTGGAGGAAGCGTTTAGGAAAGTTTACTAGTTAATTAATTCCCGGCCACTGACCCAGGGGTAAAAAGCAACTGGACCGTGGATAGCCACCAAGCTCAGTGCTGGCATACGCAGCAGCACCGTGGACAGCGCCGAGCACCGCTGTAAGCAGAGCGAAGGCTGAATGCTGAAGCCCCATGCAGAGAGCCGGGGTGGGGAGAGGCGGCTTCATCAGCTGATGCTTTACGTAGTGCGGGAGCCCCACTTTGCTAAGGCAGGTCTGGGTGGGCACGGCAGCGTGCACTCTCGAAGCAGCAGCCCCAGGCACGGTGGAGAGGGACCAGGGCAGGGCAGAAGGCTGCCTTCAGAAAACAGGTATCTACGTAGCTTccagtcccccaacccccacccctcggAGCCACTGCCGGGAGAGGGGGGAGGTGGGCAAAGAGCAACCCTGGACCAACGACTGTTCTGACGCACTAGCTGGGTTCTAGGCATCTACCCTACACTGGCCCGGGCCGACCCCAAGGATGCTCTGCTGCGAGCGACCAGACAGCAGTCTCCGCCAAGGTGAGGAACCGCAGGCATGTGATAGCAAAGGCTGGCCCTGACTTCTAGACTCAGCCCCTTGAGTCCGCTTTCCAAATCTCTAAGGATACCTGGGTTGGGCGGCTTGTAGCCCAGCACCCTCCTCTCTGCCACAATTTTCTCGGGACTCTCACTGGGTGGAGACTGAGGTCAGGTTCTTGGCTCTTGGCAGAATCCTCTGCACTGGCCAGCGGCTGCAAACATCTAAATTGACTTCAGTGGACTCGGTGACTGCATTGAGTCTAAACGCAGGTGTGCTGGGCCAGCAATGGATCTGCCTATAAACttgacctccttttctctctctactcccTCCACTTTGGAACCTAACCGCAGCTTGGACACGGAAGCCCTGCGCACTAGTCGATCTTTTCTCTCAGCTTTCCGAGTGCTAGTCCTGACTTTGCTGGGCTTTCTAGCTGCCGCCACGTTCACTTGGAACCTGCTGGTGCTGGCCACCATCCTCAGGGTACGCACCTTCCACCGAGTACCACACAACCTGGTAGCATCCATGGCTATCTCGGATGTGCTAGTAGCTGTGCTGGTTATGCCTCTGAGCCTGGTACATGAACTGTCTGGGCGCCGCTGGCAGCTGGGCCGGCGTCTATGCCAGCTGTGGATTGCGTGTGACGTGCTCTGCTGTACTGCCAGCATCTGGAATGTGACAGCAATAGCTTTGGACCGCTACTGGTCAATAACGCGCCACCTGGAGTACACACTCCGTGCCCGCAAGCGTGTCTCCAACGTGATGATCCTGCTCACTTGGGCACTCTCCGcggtcatctctctggccccgcTGCTCTTTGGCTGGGGAGAGACTTACTCTGAGCTCAGTGAAGAATGCCAGGTCAGTCGCGAGCCTTCCTACACCGTGTTCTCCACTGTGGGCGCCTTCTACCTGCCGCTGTGTGTGGTGCTCTTTGTATACTGGAAGATTTACAAGGCTGCGAAGTTCCGCATGGGCTCCAGGAAGACCAACAGCGTCTCCCCCATACCTGCAGCTGTGGAGGTGGGTGCTACAAGGATTGTTAAAAAATACTTCACTTGTATCTCAAAGGCTTTCTTCACAGCACACCTTCCCTGATGTCTGTGgaaaatgaattaattattttaaactctGAATTACAGAGCCTCTCCCATACTGAATGTCTGGTGGGttgttttccttcttgaaaaAACGAGGGGTTTGCCATCCATGTTCTACCTGGTTCATTTTGGTACTAAAGCCCTGTAGATGGACAACATCAAGAGACTCTGGTGTCTTGGGGATACTGTCTCAGTGCcccggggtgggggttggaggtggcATGCTATTTTCTGTTTTGGTAGTGAGAAtgtctggaggaggagggaagaattgAATACCACACAGCAGGCAGGCTGGTTGTGTTGTGTTCTAGGCTGGTTTGCAAACTGTAATTTCTAGGTTGCTATCCTTATTCTTCAGTGCCCTAACACCACCCCATAAGATTAAAGCCAACTGTTTACTGTCTCTTGGTGACTGCATGTGCTGTCCTCTTccctgtgggtggtaccattgcTTTCTGGATCTATTTACTGCTTGCAGCCCTGTCAGGCTATGGGCACCACTAAGGACCACTTGgcctgtctgccttcctttgAGTAATATGCAGGAGGAAATTGAAGTTCTAAGACAGACGGCTCCCCAGCTCCCTACACCCATCGTACGAAGCAGACAATCTCTAAATGGAAGTCCTGCTTTCTTCCACCCTGTCCCGCCCACgctttctctgcctgcctctccttaaCTCCTGCAGAGCTGAGCTGTGATTCAGTATTCTCAAGCTCCATGGAAAGGAGCCAGCCCCTCACTTGTGTGCTGAGGTCAGACCAGACAAGGACGCTGTCTCCGATTCCTGTTGTTGCGCTGTGGGGCAGCAGACTATtttaaatgaatgtgtgtgtgtgttgtgctggcTCGATATAAAAACAAGCCTGAGAAGGGTGGTTATTTGTGAAGACCGTGTCAGTGTGCTGCATTTCCACTCGTTCAAGCTTAGGTGCaggcagggaaggaaaagggcaTCGCTCTTGTTTCTAGAATACAGGTGTCCGGGGTTACCTGTTCCTCTATCTACAGCAGTGGTCCTCCAGCAAGCATGGCACTTGGACTGCCTGATGATTTCTAATAGCACAGGATGGCTCCAAAGAATTTTGAGAACCAGAATTCATAGAAATGAATTTTGGGAACTGCTGTATCCACCAAGAAGCCAGGAAATGGGTTCTAAGTAGCCTTAAGCCACTGAAGCTTGGTGTCCACCTCTGCTTTCCCTGGCAACAGAAACCATGCACTTTCCTTTTCTGagtcctcttctcttttctgaattGACCCACTGTGGCATTCcctattttcctctttttatctatttttctttctttctttttttttttttccccggagctggggaccgaacccagggccttgcgcttcctaggcaagcgctctaccactgagctaaatccccaaccctctatttttctttctttcagacacTGACTGAAGGCCATGCATGCTTTCTCTGGTACTCCGGGCTCTTTCACTTCTTCTCTGAAGCCCCTTCTCCTTTTGTCCATGGCTGCTTGCTTGATTGCAAACAGCATGCatggctttctctttccttctcctctatcTCCCAGCTATCGACAATTGGCAAGAGTCACAGTCTGCCTGCTCtgttatttttcagtttgtttgtgtgtgtgtgtgtgtgtgtgtgtgtgtgtgtgtgtgtgtgtaagtcagaggacaactggcaggaattggttctctgtTTCCAACCagtgggtttcagggatcaaacttaggtcatcaatgttagcagcaaatgcttttaccactgagctatcttgatATTCTcagataatttctatttttaaaattattttatcttatgtggtTTTTGTATCAGGTGTtttgcgtgcatgtatgtatgtacaccatgtgtgtgcctggtacctgcaaAGGCCAAAAGAGAGTGTTGTCTGGATCATCTGGAatcggagttacagacagttgtggtcCCACATGAGTGCTGGCATCAAATATGGGTCTTTTGGTTAAGtagtgtgtatttttatttagtttttattttattttatttcattttttttggagACACCGTCTCACtatatatagctctggctgtcctggaactcactttgtggaccaggttggcctcaaactcagagacccacttgcctctgtctccgagggctggggttaaaggcttgagccaccacatccagctgagCAGCTGCACTCCTAACTcagagccatcgctccagcccagcccagataCATTTTCAATGTTTATCAACTGAGTTGATCTTTACAGTGTGAGGACTAGAGGAGGCTTCAACTTGGTGCAAACGAGAAAGTCGGCCACAGTACAGGCAAATGTCCTCTCAAGTTAGAAGGACGGGAACTTGGTAGGTGACTACATTCCCTTTGGAATAACTCCATTGAGTAGATTTTGAATAGTGACTTTAAGCTAATAgagatactgattttttttaaaggagcctTCTGCTAATAGATTATGATAGATATAGATGGGTGACAGATGTCAGTGATAGATAACATATAATTGATACATGGCATCtataaaaagaggaaagacagaaaatagatAATCTATTGATATATCTAGGCTCCCATATTTCTGGGTACAGAGGCTTATTTAGGGGTATCCAGAGAACCATGTCTTGCATAGATCTCTGGCCTTTACTTTTTAAGGCTATTTGGAAATGTCTAGCCTCATGTTGGTGATTTTCTAAGTTGGTAGGTTCGTGGGTCCATTTACTTCTTATTTTTGAGtccatttatttaaagaaaacactgaaccaggcatggtgcacacttttaattccagtgccctagaggcagaggcagagacaggaagatctctatgaGCTTGAAACCagtatagtgagttccaagaaagACAGCCAGCGCTATATAAAAAGGCCCTGGAGAGCAAGTGAgcaagtgagagagacagagagacagacaaagacagagacacagagacacagacagagagacagagaggcagacagagacagagaaacagagacagacagagagattgagacagacagacacagagacagacagacagagagacagagagctctaAGCCTCAGCTTCAATGCCCGTTGGCTTCCATTCCGCACAAATGCTGTGTAGATTTTCTGTTAAATCTATCTTCTGTCTTTATTTGCAATTTTGCGCCATTTTTTCCGTCATCCTGTGCAAGGGAAGTCTCTGAAGTCACCTTTGTAAGCCATCTTCTGTCTTTAGGGTTGCGTTTCCATGGTTGGATAaagctttctcttctccatcctgCTTTTAAATATCTCTGAATCTGAAGAGGTTTCACTTTAGTCTGTGACAGATCCAGAGACCATGGTTTGTTTTCTGCTCTAATGAAATTCTAAATTCTACAATGCCTGTCCTTTCTCTGaagcttagggaagttttccctTAGTCCCCTGGCTCTGGCATAGGCTTTGAATTTACAGTTTATAGATCTGACTTTATACCTGTGAGTTTACAGAATGCTTGTACTTTCCCTGAACAAAAACGTCTTGAAGAAAGGACAGTACATTTAGGATGTGTAACAAAGCTTCAGGAACATGCCAGAGAAAGACCGGTGAGGGGAGTGCAATATTGTAAAGCCGGTAGATATAAATTAAACAAGCTGACTCCCGCTAGacagagactgctcagtggttaagagttcatGCTTGTCCCGCAGACGACCCAagtttaattccagaactcatgATGTCTGGCAGCTCATAACTCCGGCTGCACATGACCCACTACCCTGCACTCCGAGggtagctacacacacacacacacacacacacacacacacacacacacacacacacacactgtaaaataaatctttaaaacaaaaaaaccaagcagCTGTAGGCCCTGCAGGTTGTTTGCACAGCACAGTGGTGTTGATGGTGTGGCCTCTGACGCACGGCCCACACCTTAAGCAAAGATCCAATCCAAGGCCTAACTGCAGACCGCTAGGTGAAGCTTTAGTTACGTGAAGCAAACAGCTCAACATGATGGCCTGGCACATGGCTGTTCTTGTTTGCAAATTCTGGAATAGCAAAACACCACCCAGCAGTAAGAGCTCAGGGACCAGCCAGAAGCCAAGGAACCAGTAGTTCCTGGACAAAGCATGAGCCAGCAGGCGCCTGGAGTTGGGGTCCAGTGAACGCCTTCTGGTGAGATGTTTTGGTGGGTCCTGGAAATGTGCTCAGCTCTACCTTTAGAACTGGCcgagtggggtggggttggggacagCTGTGACCTAGAGGCTGAGGTGAAAAGAGCACTAGGAGAAAGCCTGCTGTCCTAAACTGTCCCTAGGACAGAGGAGATCGTGATTATCTCTGAATTCAAGAGTGGTCAGGCTCAGTGGGAGGTCATTCAGTAAGGCAATGTCCTCTGTAGAGTGTG
Proteins encoded in this window:
- the Htr5a gene encoding 5-hydroxytryptamine receptor 5A, with translation MDLPINLTSFSLSTPSTLEPNRSLDTEALRTSRSFLSAFRVLVLTLLGFLAAATFTWNLLVLATILRVRTFHRVPHNLVASMAISDVLVAVLVMPLSLVHELSGRRWQLGRRLCQLWIACDVLCCTASIWNVTAIALDRYWSITRHLEYTLRARKRVSNVMILLTWALSAVISLAPLLFGWGETYSELSEECQVSREPSYTVFSTVGAFYLPLCVVLFVYWKIYKAAKFRMGSRKTNSVSPIPAAVEVKDASQHPQMVFTVRHATVTFQTEGDTWREQKEQRAALMVGILIGVFVLCWFPFFVTELISPLCSWDIPALWKSIFLWLGYSNSFFNPLIYTAFNRSYSSAFKVFFSKQQ